A single genomic interval of Deinococcus betulae harbors:
- a CDS encoding phospholipase D-like domain-containing protein, whose protein sequence is MTYRDLAWVEDLLGEGSREALWQRLKAAGALDGEGDLLRPGPLAALLGDLAGDRGSGLLWTLPESLNTALSAAIPSSHPPTPYLDGLTQTIDAAQKELRLMSPFLTLSGITVVSEALLRVLARGVRTSLIAQDLHDLASLQSRAVEPLRQSAERLGASLSVYSARHTGGLLHAKLAVADQTQVVLGSANMTGHGLGMNFEVGVRLGPSAARQVADVYDALQGSSLIEHVFSTMG, encoded by the coding sequence ATGACCTACCGCGACCTCGCCTGGGTGGAGGATCTGCTCGGCGAGGGCAGTCGCGAGGCGCTGTGGCAGCGCCTCAAAGCGGCCGGCGCTCTAGACGGCGAAGGCGACCTCCTACGCCCCGGGCCACTTGCGGCGCTGCTCGGAGACCTCGCCGGAGACAGGGGAAGCGGCCTGCTGTGGACCCTCCCGGAGTCTCTGAATACGGCTCTGAGTGCTGCGATCCCGAGCAGTCACCCACCCACGCCTTACCTTGATGGACTCACCCAGACCATCGACGCCGCTCAGAAGGAACTGCGTCTGATGTCCCCGTTCCTGACGCTGTCAGGCATCACGGTCGTGAGCGAGGCGTTGCTGCGCGTGCTCGCGCGTGGTGTGCGCACCTCGTTGATTGCCCAGGACCTGCACGACCTTGCAAGTCTGCAAAGCCGCGCCGTGGAGCCCCTGCGCCAGTCCGCCGAGCGCCTCGGCGCGTCTCTAAGCGTTTACAGTGCCCGCCATACTGGCGGGTTGCTGCACGCCAAACTCGCAGTCGCTGACCAGACACAGGTGGTGCTTGGCTCGGCTAACATGACCGGCCACGGCTTGGGCATGAACTTCGAAGTCGGCGTACGTCTGGGTCCCAGTGCGGCCCGTCAGGTCGCTGATGTTTACGATGCGCTGCAAGGAAGTTCGCTGATTGAGCACGTCTTCTCCACTATGGGTTGA
- a CDS encoding AAA family ATPase encodes MKTIAILSLKGGVGKTTTSVYLAAVAASAGHSVTIVDADSEHSAHRWSSHAELPFEVVAGEPDRLARQVKAPRTAGHLVIIDTPPNSRELLMRAASLADIALVPVAPTGLEIDRLRPTLELLADMQAQREELDVAILLTRYNPRRRLAKEAEEALTGLPVLSSRIRELESYKAAFGAGPTDLGEYAAVWNEVMA; translated from the coding sequence GTGAAGACCATCGCCATTCTCTCGCTCAAAGGTGGGGTCGGCAAAACGACAACCAGCGTGTACCTCGCGGCTGTTGCCGCCTCGGCGGGCCATTCAGTGACGATCGTGGACGCCGACAGTGAACACAGTGCACACCGCTGGTCAAGCCATGCCGAACTTCCGTTTGAAGTGGTCGCTGGAGAACCAGACCGGCTGGCCCGTCAGGTCAAAGCTCCCCGGACAGCTGGTCATCTCGTGATTATTGACACGCCGCCCAACTCCCGCGAACTGCTGATGCGTGCAGCCAGTCTGGCGGATATCGCTCTGGTCCCAGTGGCGCCGACGGGTCTGGAGATTGACCGTCTGCGCCCAACACTGGAACTCTTGGCGGATATGCAGGCCCAGAGAGAAGAACTGGATGTGGCCATTCTGCTCACGCGGTACAACCCAAGACGCCGCCTGGCCAAAGAGGCGGAAGAGGCGCTGACAGGTCTTCCTGTGCTCAGCAGCCGTATCCGCGAACTGGAGTCCTATAAGGCGGCTTTCGGCGCCGGCCCTACGGATCTTGGTGAATATGCCGCTGTGTGGAATGAGGTGATGGCATGA
- a CDS encoding HNH endonuclease, which yields MKRRKKYVQIWDKATGKKVLLHRKIAEERLGRPLLPGEIVHHRDGDSSNNDPENLLVLPSQRYHAHVEYHLRCEKRGMPNLFPEFFRGIRERQPGSLFDSVLC from the coding sequence GTGAAGCGGCGCAAAAAGTACGTCCAGATCTGGGATAAGGCCACAGGCAAGAAGGTTCTCTTACACCGGAAAATTGCCGAGGAACGTCTGGGGAGACCTCTTTTACCGGGAGAAATTGTCCATCACCGAGACGGCGACAGCAGCAACAACGATCCAGAGAATTTGCTGGTTTTGCCCAGTCAGCGTTACCACGCCCATGTGGAGTATCACCTCCGGTGTGAGAAGCGGGGAATGCCCAACCTCTTTCCTGAATTTTTTAGAGGGATCAGGGAGCGTCAGCCAGGCTCCTTATTTGACAGCGTGCTCTGTTAG